The Nocardioides sp. S5 genome includes a window with the following:
- a CDS encoding L-aspartate oxidase, which yields MTDHRPVPGRLRAPAPGWTTRADVVVVGSGIAGLTAALRIHAADPSLHLLVVTKDVLAAGSTQWAQGGIAAALGPGDTPEQHEHDTLVAGAGACDVDAVRALVTEGPDAVRELIALGTQFDHHPDGELSLTREGGHHRDRIAHAGGDATGAEIQRALIAAVERSPLIEVVQHALAVDLLLADDGGVAGVTLHVLGEGQRDGVGAAHCRAVVLASGGLGQVFSQSTNPSVSTGDGMAVAMRAGARLRDLEFVQFHPTVMWLGPDSQGQQPLISEAVRGEGAFLVDDDGRRFMQGEHPLADLAPRDVVAKAITRRMLEADRPHMWLDARHLGADFWSRRFPTILRVCREHGVDPVTELIPVAPAQHYASGGVATDLWGRTSVPGLYATGEVACSGVHGANRLASNSLLEGLVFSRRIADVLPGELRPWAEPAADERVEGLVSGDRRRGLQEVMTTRVGVLRHADGLAEALAFLHRLDPGDPVVEPAAWETTNLLAISTALAEAAALRTETRGSHWREDFPDRDDRRAGHVDSWLDDDGTVRVEWIPAPSTDPSTEGVRA from the coding sequence ATGACTGACCACCGGCCGGTCCCGGGCCGCCTGCGCGCGCCCGCACCCGGTTGGACCACCCGCGCCGACGTGGTGGTGGTGGGATCCGGCATCGCCGGGCTCACCGCCGCCCTGCGGATCCATGCGGCTGATCCCTCCCTCCACCTCCTCGTCGTCACCAAGGACGTGCTCGCGGCCGGTTCCACGCAGTGGGCCCAGGGCGGCATCGCGGCGGCGCTCGGCCCCGGCGACACCCCCGAGCAGCACGAGCACGACACCCTCGTCGCCGGTGCGGGCGCCTGCGACGTCGACGCCGTGCGCGCGCTGGTGACCGAGGGGCCCGACGCGGTTCGCGAGCTGATCGCGCTGGGCACGCAGTTCGACCACCACCCCGACGGGGAGCTCTCGCTGACCCGCGAGGGCGGGCACCACCGCGACCGCATCGCCCACGCCGGCGGCGACGCGACCGGAGCGGAGATCCAGCGCGCCCTCATCGCCGCGGTCGAGCGGTCCCCATTGATCGAGGTGGTCCAGCACGCGCTCGCCGTCGACCTGCTCCTGGCCGACGACGGCGGCGTCGCGGGGGTGACGCTCCACGTGCTCGGCGAAGGCCAGCGCGACGGCGTCGGCGCGGCCCACTGCCGGGCCGTCGTCCTCGCGTCCGGTGGTCTCGGCCAGGTGTTCAGCCAGTCCACCAACCCGAGCGTCTCGACCGGGGACGGCATGGCCGTCGCGATGCGCGCCGGCGCCCGGCTGCGCGACCTCGAGTTCGTGCAGTTCCACCCCACCGTGATGTGGCTCGGCCCCGACTCGCAGGGCCAGCAGCCGCTCATCTCCGAGGCGGTCCGCGGCGAAGGGGCCTTCCTCGTCGACGACGACGGACGGCGCTTCATGCAGGGGGAGCACCCGCTCGCCGACCTGGCCCCGCGCGACGTGGTCGCCAAGGCGATCACCCGGCGGATGCTCGAGGCGGACCGGCCGCACATGTGGCTCGACGCGCGTCACCTGGGCGCCGATTTCTGGAGCAGGCGCTTCCCGACCATCCTGCGCGTCTGCCGCGAGCACGGCGTCGACCCGGTCACCGAGCTGATCCCGGTCGCCCCGGCCCAGCACTACGCGTCCGGCGGCGTCGCGACCGACCTGTGGGGGCGTACGTCCGTGCCGGGCCTCTACGCCACCGGCGAGGTCGCCTGCTCGGGCGTCCACGGCGCCAACCGGCTGGCGTCCAACTCACTGCTCGAGGGCCTGGTCTTCTCGCGCCGCATCGCCGACGTGCTGCCCGGCGAGCTGCGCCCGTGGGCCGAGCCCGCTGCCGACGAGCGGGTCGAGGGGCTCGTCTCCGGCGACCGGCGTCGGGGCCTGCAGGAGGTCATGACGACGCGCGTCGGCGTGCTGCGCCACGCCGACGGGCTGGCCGAGGCGCTGGCGTTCCTGCACCGGCTCGACCCGGGCGACCCCGTCGTCGAGCCAGCCGCGTGGGAGACCACGAACCTGCTCGCGATCAGCACCGCGCTCGCCGAGGCGGCCGCGCTGCGCACCGAGACCCGCGGCTCCCACTGGCGCGAGGACTTCCCCGACCGCGACGACAGGAGGGCCGGCCACGTCGACTCGTGGCTGGATGACGACGGCACCGTCCGAGTGGAGTGGATCCCCGCCCCCTCGACCGATCCGAGCACCGAAGGAGTCCGGGCATGA
- the nadC gene encoding carboxylating nicotinate-nucleotide diphosphorylase, whose amino-acid sequence MTSLADVPAELRDELSAAGLDPEALWRRVGAAVEEDLPDGTGVDPTSWATIADDATAEAVFGAREPGVVAGLGVAALVFHAFLGNDVRITDRLPDGTRVEKGDVVMRVSGRTRQLLVAERTALNLACHLSGVATATARWVEALEGSPTRVLDTRKTLPGLRALQKYAVRCGGGVNHRTSLQDMAMVKDNHVIAAGGVLPALEAIRGRFPGLPVEVEVTTLDQLDDLLVLPEPPERVLLDNMDDATMTEAVRRTAGRVPLEASGGITLERAARIGATGVDYVSVGALTHSVVVFDLGMDLVE is encoded by the coding sequence ATGACGAGTCTCGCCGACGTCCCCGCCGAGCTGCGCGACGAGCTGTCCGCCGCGGGCCTCGACCCCGAGGCGCTCTGGCGCCGGGTCGGTGCCGCGGTCGAGGAGGACCTGCCCGACGGCACCGGCGTCGACCCGACCAGCTGGGCCACGATCGCGGACGACGCGACCGCGGAGGCGGTGTTCGGGGCTCGGGAGCCGGGTGTGGTGGCGGGCCTGGGTGTCGCGGCGCTGGTCTTCCATGCTTTCCTCGGCAACGACGTCCGGATCACCGACCGGCTCCCCGACGGCACCCGCGTGGAGAAGGGTGACGTGGTGATGCGGGTGTCCGGCCGCACCCGCCAGCTCCTCGTCGCCGAGCGCACCGCGCTGAACCTCGCCTGCCACCTCTCCGGGGTCGCCACCGCGACCGCACGCTGGGTGGAGGCGCTCGAGGGCTCCCCGACCCGGGTCCTCGACACCCGCAAGACGTTGCCGGGCCTGCGCGCGCTCCAGAAGTACGCCGTGCGCTGCGGCGGCGGCGTCAACCACCGCACGAGCCTGCAGGACATGGCGATGGTCAAGGACAACCACGTCATCGCCGCCGGGGGAGTCCTGCCGGCGCTCGAGGCGATCCGTGGCCGCTTCCCCGGCCTGCCGGTCGAGGTCGAGGTGACCACCCTCGACCAGCTCGACGACCTCCTCGTGCTGCCCGAGCCGCCCGAGCGGGTCCTGCTCGACAACATGGACGACGCGACGATGACCGAGGCCGTACGCCGTACGGCGGGGCGGGTGCCGCTCGAGGCGAGCGGCGGGATCACGCTCGAGCGGGCCGCGCGCATCGGCGCGACGGGTGTCGACTACGTCTCGGTCGGTGCGTTGACCCACTCCGTCGTCGTGTTCGACCTCGGCATGGACCTCGTGGAATGA
- a CDS encoding type III pantothenate kinase, translated as MSLLAADIGNSHTFVGLLDGDEVTAHWRVATDERRTADEWSVLLRGLLADRVADVDGIAVCATVPAVLHEWREMLERHFPDVAAIVVEPGVRTGIPVLMDNPREVGSDRIVNSLAAATLYVGPAIVVDFGTATTFDVVNGKGQYVGGAISPGIEISLEALGRRGAQLRKVELVRPRSVIAKNTVEALQSGMVFGVAAQVEGLVARMIVELGEPAENVTVISTGHLAPLLVDDCGCFTVHSPWLTLQGLRLVFERNS; from the coding sequence ATGAGCCTGCTCGCCGCCGACATCGGCAACAGCCACACCTTCGTCGGGCTCCTCGACGGCGACGAGGTGACCGCCCACTGGCGGGTGGCGACCGACGAGCGCCGCACGGCCGACGAGTGGTCGGTGCTGCTGCGCGGCCTGTTGGCCGACCGCGTCGCCGACGTCGACGGCATCGCCGTGTGCGCCACCGTGCCCGCCGTGCTCCACGAGTGGCGCGAGATGCTCGAGCGCCACTTCCCCGACGTCGCCGCGATCGTCGTCGAGCCCGGAGTGCGCACCGGCATCCCGGTCCTGATGGACAACCCCCGCGAGGTCGGCAGCGACCGCATCGTGAACTCGCTGGCCGCGGCCACCCTCTACGTGGGCCCGGCGATCGTCGTCGACTTCGGCACCGCGACGACGTTCGACGTGGTCAACGGGAAGGGTCAGTACGTCGGTGGCGCGATCTCGCCGGGCATCGAGATCTCCCTGGAGGCGCTGGGCCGGCGCGGTGCGCAGCTGCGCAAGGTGGAGCTCGTACGTCCACGCTCGGTGATCGCGAAGAACACCGTCGAGGCGCTGCAGAGCGGGATGGTCTTCGGGGTCGCCGCTCAGGTCGAGGGCCTCGTCGCGCGGATGATCGTCGAGCTCGGAGAACCGGCCGAGAACGTCACGGTGATTTCCACCGGCCATCTGGCGCCATTGCTCGTCGATGACTGCGGGTGTTTCACGGTGCATTCCCCGTGGCTGACCTTGCAGGGTTTGCGATTGGTCTTCGAGCGCAATTCGTGA
- a CDS encoding Lsr2 family protein — protein sequence MAQKVNIVLVDDLDGTEATETVTFGLDGVSYEIDLNDGNAAALREAMSGYVGHARKVSGGGRRARKSGGASTSNTKDVREWAKAQGMEVSERGRISADVQQAYDAAH from the coding sequence ATGGCGCAGAAGGTCAACATCGTCCTCGTGGACGACCTCGACGGCACCGAGGCCACCGAGACCGTCACGTTCGGCCTCGACGGCGTGAGCTACGAGATCGACCTCAACGATGGCAACGCCGCCGCCCTGCGCGAGGCGATGAGCGGCTACGTCGGCCACGCCCGCAAGGTCAGCGGCGGTGGGCGCCGCGCGCGCAAGTCCGGTGGCGCGTCGACGTCCAACACCAAGGACGTGCGCGAGTGGGCCAAGGCCCAGGGCATGGAGGTCTCCGAGCGCGGGCGCATCTCCGCCGACGTGCAGCAGGCCTACGACGCCGCGCACTGA
- a CDS encoding ATP-dependent Clp protease ATP-binding subunit has translation MFERFTDRARRVVVLAQEEARMLSHNYIGTEHILLGLIHEGEGVAAKALESLDISLEAVRAQVEEIIGQGQQAPSGHIPFTPRAKKVLELSLREALQLGHSYIGTEHILLGLIREGEGVAAQVLQKLGADLNRVRQQVIQLLSGFQGKESAAAGAQTAGSGGEAPSSSLVLDQFGQNLTQAAREGKLDPVIGREQEIERVMQILSRRTKNNPVLIGEPGVGKTTIVAGLAQDIVKGNVPETLKDKQIYTLDLGALVAGSRYRGDFEERLKKVLKEIRTRGDIVLFIDEIHTLVGAGAAEGAIDAASILKPMLARGELQTIGATTLDEYRKYLEKDAALERRFQPIQVQEPSIAHTIEMLKGLRDRYEAHHRVTITDEALVSAATLADRYISDRFLPDKAIDLIDEAGSRLRIRRMTAPPDLREYDEKIADVRQRKEAAIDGQDFEAAARLRDEEKQLSARRGEREKQWRAGDLDEIAEVDEELIAEVLAVATGIPIVKLSEEESTRLLKMEDELHKRVIGQEEAVKALSRAIRRTRAGLKDPKRPGGSFIFAGPSGVGKTWLSKTLAEFLFGDEDALIQLDMSEFSEKHTVSRLFGSPPGYVGYEEGGQLTEKVRRKPFSVVLFDEVEKAHPDIFNSLLQILEEGRLTDSQGRVVDFKNTVIIMTTNLGSRDIAKSVNLGFGAVGADPAGSYERMKSKVSEELKQHFRPEFLNRVDEIVVFPPLSQEQIVAMVDNMIAAVELRMKDRDMSLELTQPAKALLAERGFDPVLGARPLRRTVQREIEDVLAEKMLFGEVGPGQIVLVDIEGEGPAAKFTFRGQKNSTVPDMPPLETVDAEGTPVVGPDDTEGPTDVPKSTES, from the coding sequence ATGTTCGAGCGGTTCACCGACCGAGCCCGGCGAGTTGTCGTGCTGGCCCAGGAAGAGGCCCGCATGCTCTCCCACAACTACATCGGGACCGAGCACATCCTGCTCGGCCTCATCCACGAGGGCGAGGGCGTCGCCGCCAAGGCCCTCGAGTCCCTCGACATCTCCCTGGAGGCCGTGCGCGCCCAGGTCGAGGAGATCATCGGCCAGGGCCAGCAGGCCCCGTCCGGCCACATCCCGTTCACGCCCCGCGCCAAGAAGGTGCTCGAGCTCTCGCTGCGCGAGGCGCTCCAGCTCGGCCACTCCTACATCGGCACCGAGCACATCCTGCTCGGCCTGATCCGCGAGGGCGAGGGCGTCGCCGCCCAGGTGCTGCAGAAGCTCGGCGCCGACCTCAACCGGGTCCGCCAGCAGGTCATCCAGCTGCTCAGCGGCTTCCAGGGCAAGGAGTCGGCCGCGGCCGGCGCCCAGACCGCCGGGTCCGGCGGCGAGGCTCCGTCGAGCTCGCTGGTGCTTGACCAGTTCGGGCAGAACCTGACCCAGGCCGCGCGCGAGGGCAAGCTCGACCCCGTCATCGGGCGCGAGCAGGAGATCGAGCGCGTGATGCAGATCCTGTCGCGCCGCACGAAGAACAACCCCGTCCTCATCGGTGAGCCCGGCGTCGGCAAGACCACGATCGTGGCCGGCCTGGCGCAGGACATCGTGAAGGGCAACGTGCCCGAGACGCTCAAGGACAAGCAGATCTACACCCTCGACCTCGGTGCGCTGGTCGCCGGTTCCCGCTACCGCGGTGACTTCGAGGAGCGCCTGAAGAAGGTGCTGAAGGAGATTCGCACCCGCGGCGACATCGTGCTGTTCATCGACGAGATCCACACCCTCGTCGGTGCCGGCGCGGCCGAGGGCGCGATCGACGCCGCCAGCATCCTCAAGCCGATGCTGGCCCGCGGTGAGCTCCAGACCATCGGTGCGACCACGCTCGACGAGTACCGCAAGTACCTCGAGAAGGACGCGGCGCTCGAGCGCCGCTTCCAGCCGATCCAGGTGCAGGAGCCCTCGATCGCTCACACGATCGAGATGCTCAAGGGCCTGCGCGACCGCTACGAGGCGCACCACCGCGTCACCATCACCGACGAGGCCCTGGTGTCGGCGGCCACGCTGGCCGACCGCTACATCTCCGACCGCTTCCTGCCCGACAAGGCCATCGACCTCATCGACGAGGCCGGTTCGCGACTGCGCATCCGCCGGATGACCGCGCCGCCGGACCTGCGCGAGTACGACGAGAAGATCGCCGACGTGCGCCAGCGCAAGGAAGCCGCCATCGACGGACAGGACTTCGAGGCCGCGGCCCGCCTGCGCGACGAGGAGAAGCAGCTCTCCGCGCGCCGTGGCGAGCGTGAGAAGCAGTGGCGCGCCGGTGACCTCGACGAGATCGCAGAGGTCGACGAGGAGCTGATCGCCGAGGTCCTGGCCGTGGCCACGGGCATCCCGATCGTGAAGCTCTCGGAGGAGGAGTCCACCCGTCTGCTCAAGATGGAGGACGAGCTCCACAAGCGCGTCATCGGCCAGGAGGAGGCCGTCAAGGCCCTCAGCCGCGCCATCCGGCGTACGCGTGCGGGTCTGAAGGACCCCAAGCGCCCCGGCGGCTCGTTCATCTTCGCCGGCCCCTCGGGCGTCGGGAAGACCTGGCTGTCCAAGACGCTGGCGGAGTTCCTCTTCGGCGACGAGGACGCGCTCATCCAGCTCGACATGAGCGAGTTCAGCGAGAAGCACACCGTCTCGCGGCTGTTCGGCTCGCCTCCCGGCTACGTCGGCTACGAGGAGGGCGGCCAGCTCACCGAGAAGGTGCGGCGCAAGCCGTTCTCGGTCGTGCTGTTCGACGAGGTCGAGAAGGCCCACCCCGACATCTTCAACAGCCTCCTCCAGATCCTCGAGGAAGGCCGTCTGACGGACTCGCAGGGTCGCGTCGTCGACTTCAAGAACACCGTCATCATCATGACCACCAACCTCGGCTCGCGCGACATCGCCAAGAGCGTCAACCTGGGCTTCGGCGCGGTCGGCGCCGACCCGGCGGGCTCCTACGAGCGGATGAAGAGCAAGGTGTCGGAGGAGCTCAAGCAGCACTTCCGCCCCGAGTTCCTCAACCGTGTCGACGAGATCGTGGTCTTCCCGCCGCTGTCGCAGGAGCAGATCGTCGCGATGGTCGACAACATGATCGCCGCCGTCGAGCTGCGCATGAAGGACCGCGACATGTCGCTCGAGCTCACCCAGCCCGCCAAGGCGCTGCTGGCCGAGCGCGGCTTCGACCCGGTCCTCGGAGCCCGACCGCTGCGCCGCACGGTGCAGCGCGAGATCGAGGACGTGCTCGCCGAGAAGATGCTCTTCGGCGAGGTCGGCCCCGGTCAGATCGTGCTGGTCGACATCGAAGGCGAGGGCCCGGCAGCGAAGTTCACCTTCCGCGGCCAGAAGAACTCCACGGTCCCCGACATGCCCCCGCTGGAGACGGTCGACGCCGAAGGGACCCCCGTCGTGGGTCCCGACGACACCGAGGGTCCCACGGACGTGCCGAAGTCCACGGAGTCATGA
- a CDS encoding A/G-specific adenine glycosylase, which produces MDAATVPALHDAVLDWYDDHARELPWRGTAASAWSVMVSEFMLQQTPVARVLPVHAAWLDRWPTPAALAEESTGEAVRMWGRLGYPRRALRLHAAAVAIVERHDGEVPRSYDDLVALPGVGDYTASAIASFAFGQRHVVLDTNVRRVLARTVSGVEFPATAVTRAERDVATDVLPDDDATAATWAVATMELGALVCTARQPSCDACPVADLCAWRGAGFPAYDGPPRRGQAWAGTDRQCRGRIMALAREAESGIGATQVEAAWPQVEQRERCLAGLEADGLLTQVTPGRWALPG; this is translated from the coding sequence ATGGATGCCGCCACTGTCCCCGCCCTGCACGACGCCGTGCTCGACTGGTACGACGACCACGCGCGGGAGCTGCCCTGGCGCGGGACGGCGGCCAGCGCGTGGTCGGTGATGGTCAGCGAGTTCATGCTCCAGCAGACGCCGGTCGCCCGCGTGCTGCCCGTGCACGCTGCGTGGCTCGACCGGTGGCCGACGCCAGCGGCCCTCGCCGAGGAGTCCACCGGCGAGGCCGTGCGGATGTGGGGTCGGCTGGGCTATCCCCGGCGTGCCCTGCGGCTGCACGCGGCGGCCGTCGCGATCGTGGAGCGTCACGACGGTGAGGTGCCGAGGTCGTACGACGACCTGGTCGCGCTGCCCGGTGTCGGTGACTACACCGCCTCCGCGATCGCCAGCTTCGCCTTCGGCCAGCGCCACGTCGTGCTCGACACCAACGTGCGCCGCGTCCTGGCCCGCACCGTCTCCGGCGTGGAGTTCCCGGCGACCGCGGTGACCCGCGCGGAGCGTGACGTGGCCACCGACGTGCTGCCCGACGACGACGCGACCGCCGCCACCTGGGCCGTGGCGACGATGGAGCTGGGAGCGCTGGTCTGCACGGCCCGGCAGCCGTCGTGCGACGCCTGCCCGGTCGCGGACCTGTGCGCGTGGCGCGGGGCCGGCTTCCCGGCGTACGACGGCCCGCCCCGGCGCGGCCAGGCCTGGGCGGGCACCGACCGTCAGTGCCGCGGCCGCATCATGGCACTGGCCCGCGAGGCCGAGTCGGGCATCGGCGCCACGCAGGTCGAGGCGGCGTGGCCGCAGGTCGAGCAGCGCGAGCGGTGCCTGGCCGGCCTCGAGGCCGACGGCCTCCTGACGCAGGTCACCCCGGGGCGCTGGGCGCTCCCGGGGTGA
- the disA gene encoding DNA integrity scanning diadenylate cyclase DisA, with protein sequence MAERIDEQLRLRATLASIAPGTPLRDGLERILRGRTGALIVLGLDRTVDSIATGGFTLDVPFTATGLRELAKMDGAIILDKDITRVHRAAVHLMPDHTIPSEETGTRHRTAERVAKQTGHPVISVSQSMQIIAAYVGDIRHVLEDSGKILSRANQALATLERYKLRLDEVSATLSALEIEDLVTVRDVAVVAQRLEMVIRIAREIEDYVLELGTDGRLLSLQLEELVTGVDAERELVVRDYLPSGKRRQASPENHLAELEGLSPTELVDPASVARAIGLGGAEHLDAAVAPRGYRLLAKVPRLPAAVVDRLVDHFGGLQQLLSAGIDDLQAVEGVGELRARSVREGLSRLAESSITERYI encoded by the coding sequence GTGGCAGAGCGCATCGACGAGCAGCTGAGGCTGCGCGCGACCCTGGCATCGATCGCGCCCGGTACGCCGCTGCGCGACGGCCTCGAACGGATCCTGCGCGGTCGCACCGGCGCCCTGATCGTGCTCGGGCTGGACCGCACGGTCGACTCGATCGCCACCGGCGGCTTCACCCTCGACGTGCCCTTCACCGCCACCGGGCTGCGCGAGCTGGCCAAGATGGACGGCGCGATCATCCTCGACAAGGACATCACCCGGGTGCACCGGGCCGCGGTCCACTTGATGCCCGACCACACGATCCCCTCCGAGGAGACCGGCACCCGCCACCGCACCGCGGAGCGGGTGGCCAAGCAGACCGGGCACCCGGTCATCTCGGTCTCGCAGTCGATGCAGATCATCGCCGCCTACGTCGGCGACATCCGCCACGTGCTCGAGGACTCCGGCAAGATCCTCTCCCGCGCCAACCAGGCCCTCGCCACGCTCGAGCGCTACAAGCTCCGCCTCGACGAGGTCTCCGCCACGCTCTCCGCGCTCGAGATCGAGGACCTCGTCACCGTGCGCGACGTCGCCGTCGTGGCCCAGCGCCTTGAGATGGTCATCCGGATCGCGCGCGAGATCGAGGACTACGTCCTCGAGCTCGGCACCGACGGCCGCCTGCTCTCCCTCCAGCTCGAGGAGCTCGTGACCGGCGTCGACGCCGAGCGCGAGCTCGTCGTGCGCGACTACCTCCCCTCCGGCAAGCGACGCCAGGCCAGCCCGGAGAACCACCTCGCCGAGCTCGAGGGGCTCTCCCCCACCGAGCTCGTCGACCCGGCGTCCGTGGCCCGCGCGATCGGCCTCGGCGGTGCCGAGCACCTCGACGCCGCCGTGGCCCCCCGTGGCTACCGGCTGCTGGCCAAGGTGCCGCGCCTGCCCGCCGCCGTCGTGGACCGGCTCGTCGACCACTTCGGCGGTCTCCAGCAGCTCCTGTCGGCCGGCATCGACGACCTCCAGGCGGTCGAGGGCGTCGGTGAGCTCCGTGCCCGCAGCGTCCGCGAGGGGCTCTCGCGCCTGGCCGAGTCGAGCATCACCGAGCGCTACATCTGA
- the radA gene encoding DNA repair protein RadA → MSTKAKTRSSYRCTECGWETVKWVGRCGECQAWGSVAEVGAPTMRAAAGPVSTPAVPIGQVAITESVARSSGVPELDRVLGGGLVPGAAILLAGEPGVGKSTLLLEVAAQTARTRQRTLYITGEESAAQVRLRADRTGGVHDELFLAAETDLGAVLTHIEEVRPSLVVVDSVQTIGASGIDGVPGGVTQVKEVAAALIRVAKTRNITTVLVGHVTKDGSIAGPRVLEHLVDVVLHFEGDRNSRFRMVRAMKNRYGPVDEVGCFDLSSEGIAAVTDPTGLFVEHHTQDVSGTCVAVTMEGRRPLLAEVQALLTPSPLERPRRTVSGVESSRVDMVLAVLTRHARLRIAGSDTFVATVGGAKLHDPAADLAIAVAVASSHLGVPAPRGAVAIGEIGLAGELRRVRDLPQRIAEAARQGFKVAVVPRGRALASERGIPTRRVVDGIRVVEVDDVFGALLTLDLTPPL, encoded by the coding sequence ATGTCCACCAAGGCGAAGACCCGCTCCTCCTACCGCTGCACGGAGTGCGGCTGGGAGACGGTCAAGTGGGTGGGCCGGTGCGGCGAGTGCCAGGCCTGGGGCTCGGTCGCCGAGGTCGGCGCCCCCACGATGCGCGCGGCGGCAGGCCCGGTCTCCACGCCGGCGGTGCCGATCGGGCAGGTCGCCATCACCGAGTCCGTCGCCCGGTCGAGCGGCGTGCCCGAGCTCGACCGCGTGCTGGGCGGCGGCCTGGTGCCCGGCGCCGCGATCCTGCTCGCCGGCGAGCCCGGCGTCGGCAAGAGCACGCTGCTGCTGGAGGTCGCGGCCCAGACCGCCCGCACCCGCCAGCGCACCCTCTACATCACCGGCGAGGAGTCGGCCGCGCAGGTGCGGCTGCGCGCCGACCGCACCGGCGGCGTCCACGACGAGCTGTTCCTGGCCGCCGAGACCGACCTGGGCGCGGTCCTCACCCACATCGAGGAGGTCCGGCCGTCCCTCGTCGTCGTCGACTCCGTGCAGACGATCGGCGCCTCGGGCATCGACGGCGTGCCCGGCGGGGTCACGCAGGTCAAGGAGGTCGCCGCCGCCCTGATCCGGGTGGCCAAGACCCGCAACATCACCACGGTGCTCGTCGGCCACGTGACCAAGGACGGCTCCATCGCCGGGCCCCGCGTGCTGGAGCACCTCGTCGACGTGGTGCTGCACTTCGAGGGCGACCGCAACTCCCGCTTCCGGATGGTCCGGGCGATGAAGAACCGCTACGGCCCGGTCGACGAGGTCGGCTGCTTCGACCTGTCGTCCGAGGGCATCGCCGCGGTCACCGATCCCACCGGGTTGTTCGTCGAGCACCACACCCAGGACGTCTCCGGCACCTGCGTGGCCGTGACGATGGAGGGGCGTCGACCACTGCTCGCCGAGGTCCAGGCGCTGCTGACCCCCTCCCCCCTGGAGCGCCCGCGCCGCACCGTCTCCGGCGTCGAGTCGTCCCGCGTCGACATGGTCCTCGCGGTCCTCACCCGCCACGCCCGGCTGCGCATCGCCGGCAGCGACACCTTCGTCGCGACCGTCGGCGGGGCCAAGCTCCACGACCCGGCCGCCGACCTCGCCATCGCGGTGGCGGTCGCCAGCTCGCACCTGGGCGTCCCCGCGCCGCGCGGGGCGGTGGCGATCGGCGAGATCGGCTTGGCCGGCGAGCTGCGCCGGGTCCGCGACCTGCCCCAGCGCATCGCCGAGGCAGCGCGTCAGGGCTTCAAGGTCGCGGTCGTCCCGCGCGGCCGCGCGCTCGCCAGCGAGCGCGGCATCCCGACCCGGCGGGTGGTCGACGGCATTCGCGTGGTCGAGGTGGACGACGTGTTCGGCGCCCTGCTGACCCTCGACCTCACTCCTCCGCTCTAG
- a CDS encoding LacI family DNA-binding transcriptional regulator, with product MGRSEHRSGSQLPVTPTTLADVAERAGVSRQTVSNAVNNPDLLRPDTLERVRQTIAELGYSPNRAARNLRTRTSSLIGLRFTPAQEGTANATMDRFVHSLVEASEEAGYAVLLFPADDEDPIGGYDNLLRSTAVDAFVVTDTYLGNPQATWLSQQRAPFVAFGRPWDDDVARHVWVDVDGAAGTRLATQHLIDRGHTRIAWIGWRKDSPIGEDRRSGWLTTMHDNGLPTTGLASRVEDVVHSGAEAAAVLLDESAPTAFVCASDTLAMGVLHTLWIRQLAPGRDIAVVGFDDSQVAQVYPVGLTSVRQPLEDVAVEIVRTLRQLLSHQPVETRGVLLEPTLAIRESS from the coding sequence ATGGGGCGCAGTGAGCACCGGAGTGGCAGTCAGCTGCCGGTCACGCCGACGACCCTCGCTGATGTCGCGGAGCGTGCCGGCGTCTCGCGCCAGACCGTCTCCAACGCCGTGAACAACCCCGACCTGCTGCGTCCCGACACCCTCGAGCGGGTCCGCCAGACGATCGCCGAGCTCGGCTACTCGCCCAACCGCGCCGCCCGCAACCTCCGCACCCGCACCTCCTCGCTGATCGGGCTGCGCTTCACCCCCGCCCAGGAGGGCACGGCCAACGCCACGATGGACCGCTTCGTCCACTCGCTGGTGGAGGCGAGCGAGGAGGCCGGCTACGCCGTGCTGCTCTTCCCCGCCGACGACGAGGACCCGATCGGCGGCTACGACAACCTGCTGCGCTCGACCGCGGTCGACGCGTTCGTCGTCACCGACACCTACCTCGGCAACCCGCAGGCCACTTGGCTGAGCCAGCAGCGGGCGCCGTTCGTCGCCTTCGGCCGGCCCTGGGACGACGACGTGGCGCGCCACGTCTGGGTCGACGTCGACGGGGCAGCCGGCACCCGGCTCGCCACCCAGCACCTCATCGACCGCGGGCACACCCGCATCGCGTGGATCGGCTGGCGCAAGGACTCCCCGATCGGCGAGGACCGTCGCTCCGGCTGGCTGACGACCATGCACGACAACGGCCTGCCCACGACCGGTCTCGCCTCACGCGTCGAGGACGTCGTGCACAGCGGTGCCGAGGCGGCCGCGGTGCTGCTCGACGAGTCCGCACCCACCGCCTTCGTCTGCGCCTCCGACACCCTCGCGATGGGTGTGCTCCACACGCTCTGGATCCGCCAGCTCGCCCCGGGCCGCGACATCGCCGTCGTCGGCTTCGACGACTCCCAGGTGGCGCAGGTCTACCCCGTCGGGCTCACGTCCGTGCGGCAGCCGCTCGAGGACGTGGCCGTCGAGATCGTCCGGACCCTGCGCCAGCTGCTGTCGCACCAGCCCGTCGAGACGCGCGGCGTGCTGCTCGAGCCGACGCTGGCCATCCGGGAGTCGTCCTGA